Proteins encoded together in one Monomorium pharaonis isolate MP-MQ-018 chromosome 8, ASM1337386v2, whole genome shotgun sequence window:
- the LOC118646904 gene encoding uncharacterized protein LOC118646904, whose protein sequence is MGDLPEARVSASARSFLHCGVDYAGPVQIRASAGRGITSRKAYIALFICLATRAIHLELVGDYSTSAFSNAFSRFCARRGLSQAMYSDNGTTFVGADREMTKAYRAAVRDPNFLNLTASDNITWNFIPPSAPHFGGLWETGVRSVKTHLRRVLGTHRLTFEEFTTLLCRIEACLNSRPIAPLSNTLNDYQCLTLGHFLVGSALIVNPEPSLLQLNENRLSRWQLVRHITERFWKLWYNDYVTTLQHRTKWRQVKPQLQVGQLVLLRNSTLPPCKWELGRVTQCHAGSDGLVRVVTVKTATSEYQRPIVKLCVLPINSEASSN, encoded by the coding sequence ATGGGCGACCTTCCCGAGGCTCGTGTGTCGGCGTCTGCTCGCAGTTTTTTGCATTGCGGGGTAGATTATGCTGGTCCCGTGCAGATTCGCGCTTCTGCGGGTCGAGGCATTACATCGCGTAAAGCCTATATCGCCCTTTTCATTTGTCTAGCGACCAGAGCGATACATTTAGAGCTAGTCGGAGATTACTCCACCTCGGCTTTTTCAAACGCCTTTTCCCGTTTTTGCGCACGTCGCGGCCTTTCCCAAGCCATGTATTCTGATAACGGAACAACGTTTGTCGGAGCTGATCGCGAGATGACCAAAGCGTACAGAGCGGCTGTGCGCGatcctaattttttaaatttaaccgCATCTGATAATATAACGTGGAATTTCATTCCACCATCTGCTCCGCACTTCGGCGGCTTGTGGGAGACTGGCGTACGAAGCGTTAAAACCCATTTGCGTCGCGTGTTAGGCACTCATAGGCTCACCTTCGAGGAATTCACCACTTTGTTATGCAGGATCGAAGCCTGCTTAAATTCACGTCCGATCGCGCCTCTTTCGAACACGCTAAACGATTACCAATGTTTAACTCTGGGTCATTTTTTGGTCGGATCCGCTCTGATTGTAAATCCGGAACCATCGCTTCTTCAACTCAACGAGAACCGCCTTTCGCGATGGCAACTCGTGCGACACATCACCGAACGATTCTGGAAATTATGGTATAATGATTATGTTACCACATTACAACACCGAACAAAATGGCGACAAGTCAAGCCGCAACTTCAGGTCGGTCAACTCGTTCTCTTACGAAACTCCACGTTACCTCCATGTAAGTGGGAGCTTGGCCGAGTGACACAGTGTCACGCTGGATCCGACGGATTAGTTCGTGTGGTTACTGTCAAAACAGCCACGTCAGAGTATCAACGACCTATCGTTAAATTATGCGTTCTCCCGATTAATAGCGAGGCGTCGAGCAACTAA
- the LOC118646905 gene encoding uncharacterized protein LOC118646905: MADILERQRTIQRMIERALEYFKKIGKGNLTTAKIRSRILLLKENWSQFVTGHAALKEAISKVKREEFPYFSEDHFERAQDAYLNALDYMADCLEELEPTVSPNHSSTFYVERRQDAPADAPATASAFSLQHLPPIQLPPFDGKPDEWAQFRDRFTTLIRDNKDLNDFARMHFLSSCLKGRAADCISHLPFTAENFELAWAALTSRYENKRRTLNIHLSALLGLPSVPRESASVLQSLHDKVAAALKSFANLDRNTDNLWNDMLVYLVTQKLDPITRKAWNLQESGRDDPPTYDDLKRFLEHRIRGLENNAIGAPVKPGAKTAPSDRVHAATASANVPPKCPLCDTPHYLNSCVKFREKNPNQRREMVKQQKRCFNCLSEKHTVMSCKSKFSCRLCKRRHHSLLHLDSDSSSIASETASPSCSVAPTEKPEVSSLTASTAPRRRTHVLLATAWVTVRTPSGRTAVVRALLDQGSEMTFISESLAQLLRAKRRRMPISVTAVGGIHAGTFKHATQICISPRNASTPAYSTDALILGSLTTYVPKRSVDISAFTHLSDLSWADPDPTSFDPSIIIGADLYSTLLLGGVRKGDVGQPIAQNSVLGWIISGPTDYPAARSPSHSSVQSSHVSIFTHQISCSPALEDELRRFWEVEELPRQSILSPQERQCETHFRETHSRNSDGRYIVRLPFKSPPPLDIGASRLQAERMLNTLTRRFKNNSALAIEYRKFLAEYERLDHMRPSPQPQSETMQCVYIPHHGVTRENNATTPLRVVFNASSATFNGFSLNDHLLAGPKLQTDITSILLQWRRHRFVYSSDIAKMYRQIRVDQRDLNYQRILWNATPHEPPTDYQLLTVTYGMSCAPFLALRVLKQLIDDEGHRFPLAVSILRENIYIDDILFGADNAEFIRQARDHVIAILKCGGFDLRKWASNSPALLADLDPATLSSAGKKPFSPDEQIKVLGIGWNPTTDIFEFNVALSSPVPSSKRTILSAIAKLYDPLGWVTPVIITAKILMQQLWRQKLDWDDTLPPTLLSR, from the coding sequence ATGGCGGACATTCTTGAGAGGCAAAGAACGATCCAGAGGATGATCGAACGTGCCCTCGAGTACTTCAAAAAAATCGGAAAGGGCAATCTGACCACGGCGAAGATTCGTTCCCGCATCCTGCTTCTCAAGGAGAATTGGAGCCAATTCGTGACTGGGCATGCTGCCTTGAAGGAAGCGATTTCCAAGGTAAAACGAGAGGAGTTCCCGTACTTCAGCGAGGACCATTTCGAGAGAGCCCAGGATGCCTACCTCAACGCTCTGGACTACATGGCGGATTGCTTGGAGGAACTCGAGCCGACTGTGAGTCCGAACCATTCAAGCACCTTTTACGTCGAACGCCGTCAAGATGCGCCCGCGGACGCGCCCGCGACTGCGTCCGCGTTTTCCTTGCAGCATCTCCCTCCCATTCAATTACCGCCGTTCGATGGTAAACCCGACGAGTGGGCACAGTTCCGCGATCGGTTTACTACGCTGATTCGCGACAATAAAGACTTGAATGATTTCGCTCGCATGCACTTCCTCTCCTCGTGTTTAAAAGGCCGCGCCGCAGACTGTATTTCGCATCTTCCTTTTACCGCGGAGAATTTTGAACTCGCGTGGGCCGCGTTAACCTCGCGCTACGAGAACAAGCGGCGCACACTTAACATTCATCTCTCCGCTCTGCTCGGTCTTCCTAGCGTACCGCGTGAATCGGCTTCCGTGTTACAATCTTTACATGATAAGGTTGCGGCCGCTCTAAAATCTTTCGCGAATTTGGATCGCAATACCGACAACCTCTGGAACGATATGCTCGTATACCTTGTCACGCAGAAACTCGATCCGATCACGCGGAAGGCTTGGAATTTACAGGAAAGCGGTCGCGACGATCCGCCTACGTACGACGATCTTAAACGCTTTCTCGAACATCGCATTCGCGGATTGGAAAACAACGCAATCGGCGCCCCCGTGAAGCCCGGTGCAAAAACCGCTCCATCCGATCGCGTTCACGCTGCTACCGCGTCAGCGAACGTGCCGCCAAAGTGCCCGCTATGCGACACGCCCCATTATCTAAATTCCTGCGTTAAGTTTAGGGAAAAGAATCCGAATCAACGTCGAGAAATGGTGAAGCAGCAAAAACGGTGTTTCAATTGCTTGAGCGAAAAGCATACAGTTATGTCGTGCAAAAGCAAATTCTCATGTCGACTTTGCAAGAGACGGCATCATTCGCTTCTCCATCTCGATTCGGATTCTTCTTCCATCGCTTCCGAAACGGCGTCACCTAGTTGCTCTGTCGCTCCAACTGAAAAACCCGAGGTGAGTTCTCTTACCGCTTCGACCGCGCCGCGACGTCGAACGCATGTACTCCTCGCGACCGCGTGGGTAACGGTGCGGACGCCGTCGGGCCGCACCGCCGTCGTGCGAGCCCTGCTCGACCAAGGCTCCGAAATGACCTTTATTTCCGAGTCACTGGCGCAACTCCTGCGAGCGAAACGCCGTCGCATGCCCATCTCCGTCACCGCTGTCGGTGGTATACACGCCGGCACCTTTAAACATGCGACACAGATATGCATTTCCCCGCGTAACGCTTCTACTCCGGCTTATTCAACTGACGCGCTCATTCTCGGCTCGTTAACTACTTACGTTCCAAAGCGCAGTGTAGATATTTCGGCGTTCACGCACCTTTCGGATTTATCGTGGGCCGACCCGGATCCGACTAGTTTCGATCCCAGTATTATCATTGGGGCAGATCTATACAGTACTTTACTTCTGGGCGGCGTCCGCAAGGGAGACGTCGGCCAGCCGATCGCCCAAAATTCCGTTCTTGGATGGATTATTTCCGGACCGACTGATTATCCCGCGGCGAGATCCCCGTCGCACTCATCCGTACAGAGCTCTCACGTCAGTATCTTCACGCACCAAATTTCGTGTTCTCCTGCTCTCGAGGATGAGCTTCGTCGTTTTTGGGAAGTCGAGGAACTTCCACGCCAATCTATTCTCTCGCCGCAAGAGAGACAATGCGAAACGCATTTCCGAGAGACTCATTCTCGCAATTCCGATGGGCGATATATCGTTCGCCTTCCGTTTAaatcccctccccctctcgaTATCGGAGCGTCGCGTCTCCAAGCCGAGCGTATGTTAAACACGTTAACGCGGCGGTTTAAAAACAATTCGGCATTGGCAATCGAATATCGAAAATTTCTCGCGGAATATGAACGTCTTGATCACATGCGACCGTCGCCTCAACCGCAGAGCGAAACCATGCAGTGTGTTTACATTCCGCATCACGGGGTAACCCGAGAAAATAACGCTACCACCCCTCTCCGCGTTGTGTTCAATGCATCAAGCGCCACTTTCAACGGGTTTTCGTTAAATGACCATTTACTCGCCGGTCCGAAATTACAAACCGACATTAcgtcaattttattgcaatggCGACGACACCGATTCGTATATTCATCCGATATCGCGAAGATGTATCGCCAAATTCGCGTCGATCAACGCGATCTCAATTACCAACGCATTTTATGGAATGCAACACCGCATGAACCGCCTACTGACTACCAGCTGTTAACAGTCACGTACGGTATGTCCTGCGCGCCCTTCCTCGCTCTTCGCGTTTTGAAACAACTCATCGACGACGAAGGTCACCGATTTCCGCTCGCGGTATCCATTCTACGCGAGAACATTTACATCGACGATATTCTATTCGGCGCAGACAACGCGGAGTTCATTCGACAAGCGCGAGACCACGTAATCGCTATCCTGAAATGCGGCGGATTCGATTTAAGAAAATGGGCCAGTAATTCGCCCGCTCTCCTCGCGGATCTTGATCCCGCCACTCTGAGTTCGGCAGGCAAAAAACCTTTCTCCCCTGACGAACAAATCAAGGTTCTCGGTATCGGGTGGAATCCTACCAccgatatttttgaatttaacgtCGCACTTTCGAGCCCCGTTCCATCTAGCAAACGTACCATTCTGTCCGCTATTGCGAAACTGTACGACCCTCTCGGATGGGTCACTCCAGTCATTATAACCGCGAAAATTCTTATGCAGCAATTATGGCGACAGAAATTAGACTGGGATGATACGCTTCCCCCCACTCTGTTGTCTCGGTGA